In Lycium barbarum isolate Lr01 chromosome 9, ASM1917538v2, whole genome shotgun sequence, the DNA window TTAAAAAAGTACATGGGGTAACCAAAGGATGTGGTGCGGCGGATGGGGTTGCTCCTTCCTTACCAAGAGGTCTTAGGTTCGAATGGGGCCCTACGAGGCGCTAATCCGGATATTATTGGGCTCCAATGCGAGTACCGAACACCGGgtgagaaacaaaaaaaaatgcatgggataattttattttaattgataaaacgagattaagaagaaaaaaattacTTTCCACTTTTTAATTAGTTAAAgggatttaaaaagaaaagaaacattaaaaAAACAATACggacatttttgaccctttcccaTAAAATAAATGAAACATAAAAAGAGTATAAAATAGAACTTAACgataattttcttaaaatattggGTTAAAAGGTATAATTATGCTTTATAGACAAGCTGAAGAATGAAGATGACGTTTAGGAGTAAAAGTGTGTCTAAGTTCTCTTCATGTAAGGTTTGTGGGTCCCCAAGCTTAGATTTtccttgtctctctctctctctcttttttagcTCACATTTTCTCTCCTCTTAGGAAACAACGGTGGAGTTAAGTGTATATCTCTTTGTTTATAGCTCTCAAAagtccctctctctctctataaaaACACTTCTTCAACTTAGTTCAGCTatctattcttcttcttcttcttcttcttcataagGAGAATTTCCATTCTTGAAATTTGCATTGGAGCATAGAAGAGGAAAAAAAAGGTATGGAAACCAAAAAATTTAGTcttttagtcttttttttttctcttcttctttcttgaggtaatttttttctctctttttaaaTGTTTTAGCTGGTACAAGGAAGGTGGTCAATGGTCATGATGAAATGGAAACTCAGTTTTCGCTGAAGAAAATTTTATTAGTTGATTGAAAAAAGGGGTTGTAATGTGGTATCCTGTTTTGTTATAACTGGATCATTGAATTTTTgttgtgctttttttttttctataggtGCGTCGTGTTTTGGTTGTTTTTAGTAGCTatttggagttttttttttttttttttctgttttgatGATATCAATGCTGCAAAAAAAGTATTGCTCTTGATGGAGTTTTGGATAAAAAGATGATCCAGAAGACCCAAAAATTGTTTATTTGGGTCTGCATGTTGGTGAAAGATAAAGATCTGATGTTGGATTGGCTTTTTTTTTCGTTTACGTTTCTCAGATAAAGAAAGATGTgtatttttttccttcttttctggtAAATTTTGCTCACggtctttttattttcttttcttgaatttatATCTGTACACGACTTTCAGTtcttttatttagttatttaaaGTTTCTTGTTAATGGGTTACTTTCATTTCAAAGTTGTTCTGGTTTCACTTTGTCTTCTAGTTAAGTACTAAGGTTGAGGTGGACAGTGGACAGTGGCTTCTCAGTCCCCTCGTACTTAGTGCTATTTATGAGTGGTTATATTATAGTCTTGTGAAAGTCAAATTTTTTAAATACAGTGTGAAATAAATAGATGTCTTTTAAAGTTGTGGGGCTATTTGGTAATCTGGCACCTTTTAGGCTCTTGCTTTTGGATATTAACTTACTTATATTTAATTGCAAATGGATGTTGGTGCATGTATTTGTACACATATGTGAATTTTGTATTGATAttaaagttctttttttttttttttttattgaatagGAATTGAATCATAACAAGTTGTCTTCTGCATATATGATTTGATTTGTCAGGTCTATTGGATGCAATGTTGAAGAGAGTAGCATCATGGTTATTGATTTTATCGTTCGTTGCTTCTTTATCGGTTGGTGATGGTAGTCTTGAATGTAATTGTGATGATGATAATAAATTTTGGAGCATCGAGACAATTATGTTATTCCAAAAAGCCAGTGATTTCTTTATCGCAATAGCCTATTTTTCCATCCCACTTGAGATCATTTACTTCGTCAGTTGTACTAACTTTCCCTTCAAATGGGTGCTCTTTGAATTCGGAGCATTCATTATATTCTGTGGATTAACTCATTTCCTCAGTTTCTTGACTACTTTTGGCCAATACACATTTCACCTTGTGCTTGCCGTTCTCGCTTCCAAAATCCTCACTGCATTGATCTCGATGCTCACCGCTATATCCCTTGTCTCTCTACTCCCTTTGCTGCTTAAAGTCAAGGTAAGGGAATTTATGCTACAAAAAAAAACTCGAGAGCTTGATCGAGAAGTTGGAAAAATAAAGAGGAAAAAGGAAGCTGGAATGCATGTTCGGATGCTTACACAAGAGATCCGGAAGTCACTTGATCGTCATACAATACTCTACACAACTCTTGTTGAGCTACAAAAGATATTGGATTTGCTGAATTGTGTCATATGGATGCCTAATGAGAACAGAACTGAGATGAAATTGACTCACGACCTTAAAGAGAGGAATATTTCCAGTATCCCAACTAGTGATCCAGATGTAAATGAGATCAATGGGAGTGATGATGTAAAGATACTCGACGAGGGATCTGCGCTTGCTGCTGCGAGTAGTGGAGAAGAAAGTTGTGAGCCGGAAACTGTGGCTGCTATTAGGATGCCAATGTTAAAGGTCTCGAATTTCGAAGGTGGAACGCCTGAGCTTGTCCCGCAATATTATGCTATCCTCGTTTTGGTTCAACCGAGTGGAAAGGGTAGGTTTTGGAGTAACTCGGAAATTGAGATAGTTAGGACTGCAGCCGATCAAGTAGCTGTGGCTCTGTCCCATGCCGCAGTCCTCGAAGAATCTCAGCAGACGAGAGACAGATTGATGGAACAGAATCAAGCTCTGCAACAAGTGAAAGAGGATGCTCTTAAGGCAATTCAAGCAAGGAACGCTTTTCAGGGGGTTATGAGTCATAGGTTGAGAAGACCGATGCACTCAATCTCAAGTCTACTCTCTGTTGTACAGGAAGAGAAGTTAAGTAATGATCAACATCTTCTTGTGAATGGTATGATTAAAACCTGTAATGTTGTGTCCACTCTGATGGACGATATGATCGCTACTTCAACAATGGAAAATGTGAGGTTCCCATTGGAAATGATGCATTTTCAGCTACATTCCTTGATAAGAGAAACGGCTTGTCTGGCAAAGTGTTTGTGTACGTATAAGGGTTATAATATTACCATTGAGGTTGACAAATCTTTGCCTAATCATGTTATGGGTGATGAAAGAAGAGTATTTCAAGTTTTGCTTCATATAATCGGAAATCTTTTGAAGGACAACAATAGAGGGAATCTTACCTTTAGAGTTCTACAAGCAAGTGAAAATGAAGTAAGTTGGAAAACAAGGAGATCGAATTCATCTAGCGACAATGTCTTTATCAAGTTCGAAATTTGCTCAGGCGTTAGTCGATCTCGGTCAGAGATCAACCTTTGTACTCAGTCGTACTGCAGTGAGGAGGTTGAGGAGAGTTTGAGCTTTGCCGTTTGCAGGAAGCTGGTTCATGTAAGTCTATTTGTGTTCCAACATTTAATTACCGATTATATTATTGAAAGTAGCCAGATTTTTTGTTTTGGAATAGTTATATTTTGGACCgctcaaaatatatatattttttgtttattttgacTAGCGCTGGTAATTAATTTCGGCTGACCGGCCACAATTGAAAAAGcccttttattttcttgtttcTTCCCTTTTGCTTTTATGTTTTAAATTTTATATCCATATCTTTCCCATTTGAGTCTTAAACTAACTTCCTTCTGGTATGTGAAAAATAACAAACAGTTGATGCAAGGAAACATCTATGTAATCCCAAATCAAGAAGGTTTTGATCAAAGCATGGCTGTTACTGTCGGGTTTCAAAGGCAGCCATCAATTCCCATAGGCATGTCTGAATACGGGGAATCATCAGATCCCGCTTATCCACATTCTCATCTCCATGGAGTCAAAGTTCTATTAGCTGACTATGATGACGTAAACAGAGCCGTAACGAGGAAAATGCTCAAGAAATTAGGATGCATTGTCTCTGTAGTTTCATCTGGATATGAATGCCTCCATGTTGTTGTTCCTTCTGCATCATTGTTCCAGATTATACTTTTGGATCTTAATCTGCCCGATGTGGATGGCTTTGAAGTTACCATGAGACTTCGAAAGCATCGAAGCAGGAGCTTGCCTTTGATCATCGGTTTAGCTGCAACTACTGATGAAGATGTCAGTCAAAAATGCCTGCAGATCGGAATGAATGGCATCATCCGTAAACCAGTGCTCTTACCAGGACTCGCCGATGAGATTCAGAAGGTTCTGCTTCGGGCAAGCAGAGCAGTGCCATGATGGTAACATTTGCGATAGACCTTAGTAAGGCAGTTAATGTTTTAAGGTACAACGCTAGATATATAAATAGAAAACGGTAGAAGTTTCGGCATACTAATGTTACATACATGTACATCTTGACGGTTTAAATGATATAGAAACTTTTGTGTTCTTTTCTTTTCATATAAATGTTTAGGTTCTACAACATTTTGCTGCAGCTTATTTCAGTTTCTTATAAACTTGACTACTACAAAAACTGCTTTTACCGACAAATATTTTGCAGCAATAGAGTATTTACCGCTCATTTATTCCCTGAACTTAACTACTATTACGGGCAATTGAAATAACTTGCCACTTGTAAAATGAGATTACCTGAGTGAACTGATTTTATTGATAATACCTCTCTAATATATATACAAGTTGTATCTCTATAACTAAGGAAACATATATTTACAATTAATTACAAATAATCTGATTCATATAAGTAAGGAAATATATCCCTATGATTTGTGTAAGTGATCCCATAAGATCTTCCAATATAAGATCCTCCAAtactccccctcaagttggaaCATGAATTGTGGAAATGCCCAACTTGGCCAGCAGCTTATGAAACTGGTCACGACCAAGAGCCTTTGTGAGTATATCAGCCAATTGGTCCTGTGAAGATATATGACGAGTCACGATTGTCTTCGACTGTATGTATTGTCGAATGAAGTGACAATCTATGTCGATGTGCTTGGTACGTTCATGAAAAACAGGATTAGCGGCAATATGGATAGCTGCTTGGTTATCACAAAAGAGAGAAACTGGTGTTGCGTGCCTTACTTGAAGATCTTGTAGAAGCTGAAGTAACCAAACAATCTCACTAGTAGTAGCAGCCATGGCTCTATATTCTGCTTCAGCAGAGGAACGAGAGACCACTGTTTGTTTCTTAGATCTCTAAGAGATGGGTGATTTACCAAGAAACACAATGTATCTTGTAGTTGATCAACGTGTCATTGGACACCCTGCCCAATCCGCATCACAGTAAGCTTTTATAGACATTGAATTATCCGAAGGAAGTAGAATCCCTTGACCCGGATTTCCTTTGAGATAGCGTAAGATTCTATAAGCAGCGTCCAGATGAGGTTGTCTTGGTGCATGCATGAACTGGCTAAGTACATGAACGACATAGCTAATATCTGGACGAGTGATGGTGAGGTAAAGTAAGCGTCCAACAAGACGATGATATTGCCCTGGATCATGACAAATTTCTCCAGAATCAAGAGAAAGCTTGTGTTGTTGCTCCATGGGGAAACTAGCAGGCTTGCAACCTGTGAGTCCACTCTCTGCTAAAATATCAAGCACATATTTACGTTGGCTTAATACGATGCCTGCTGGTGACCTTGCCACTTCAATGTCAAGAAAATATTTGAGCTTTCCAAGATCCTTGATATGAAATTTTGCATTTAAATGATCTTTCAGCTTGGATATGCAATTAGAATTATTTCCCGTGATGATAAGATCATCCACATATATAAGAACGGCGACAAAAGCACATCCAGGATAGGACAATGTAAACAAGGAATAGTCCGCATTTGATTGCTGGAAACCAAGGGAAAGCAAGGAAGTGCTGAATTTATGATACCGATTTCGAGATGCTTGACGAAGGCCATACAACGATTTTTGTAATCGAAAGACTCTTTGCTCCCCCTGTTTGGAAAAACCTTGAGGAATCTTCATGTAGACTTCTTCGTGCAAGTCTCCATGGAGAAAAGCATTGTTGACGTCTAACtggtgaagttcccaattttGAATCGCAACAACCGCTAACAAACAATGAACAGTGACAGGGTTTTGCAACAGGTGCAAATGTTTTATGAAAATCAACCCCTTCAATCTGAGTGTATCCTTTTGCTACCAAGCGCGCCTTGTAGCGCTCGATACTTCCATCAGGATTATATTTGACTTTATAGACCCATTTTGAATCTATAGCTCGTTTACCTGGAGGTAAAATTTGTAAAGTCAAAGTATCGTTGGCTTCTAACACAGAAATTTCCTTTGCCATGGCTTCTCTCCAATGTTTGTTCTTAACTGCTTGAGTAAAAGATCTCGGCTCATCGACAGACGAGATGGCTGCTAGAAAAGCAATGTGTCTGGATGACATTTTAGAATATGAATAGAGTGAGATAGAGGATGTACCGTTGAGTTGGCCGATGGGGTAGACCAGAGCGAATGATCATTCAACTGAGCAAGAGAAGGGGGCAAAACATAATCATATCCTGACAGCTTTCGCGAGACGAGTGTTTACCAGATGCAAGGCTAGTAGAATCAATGTTATCAGATGTATTAGTTGGAACGATAGCAGAAGAATTTTCAGAAGAAGAAGCATGAAGGCTTGGTGAAGCTACTGGTAATGGAGAACTGGATATGGCTTCTGCATTCTCAATGGCAGTTGAATTCCCATTTGTGTCACAATGCTCTAGGCAATTGGGTTCTTGTCTAGATGGCTTATCGTATGCAATCGGTTGATCCAAGTCAATACGTGGCATAATATTTGCTTCCTGAGAACCTTCAAAAGGATAAATATCTTCAAAAAATCGTACACTACGTGAAACATAAATCCTTTTATCCTCAAGATCATAAATTCTATATCCCTTCTGACCACTGGGATATCCAACAAATATGCCAGGTTTTGCACGTGGAGCAAATTTATCTGGAGGCTTTCTATTCAGATGTCCATAACAAAGACATCCAAAATTTCTCAAATGGTCATATGCGGTTACTTTTCCAAGTAGCCTCTCATATGGGGTTATATTTTGTAGATTAGAAAGAGGCATTCGATTGATTAAATATGTCGCAGTAAGGACGCATTCTTCCCAAAACTTGATAGGTAGCTGCAATTGAAATCACAATGCACGAGCCACTTCCAATAGATGTCTATGCTTTCTTTCGACtactccattttgttgtggagtgTTTGTACAACTGCTTTGAAGCCCCATGCCATAATCAAAATAATGTGATAATAAATCCTCATGCTTAAATTCTAGCCCATTGTCTGTTCGTAGGATTTTAACTCGCAAGTTGAACTGCGTGTTTATCCAATTAAAAAATTGTAGCAAATAGGCTTTAGTTTCTGATTTATTCTTCATGAGAAAAACCCATGTTGCTCGACTAAAATCATCAACTATTGTGAGGAAGTAATGAGATCCAGAAAGAGATTGGGTCTTGTATGGTCCCTAAATATCACAATGTATTAAATCAAAAGCATGCTCTGCCTTAATCATACTAGTAGGGAAAGATAAACGTGTTTGTTTTGCCTTACAACAAGCATCACAAAACATACTTTTATTGCCATAAAAACTAATAGATAAAGTAGGAACTAGAGAAATACGATTCATTGGTAAATGCCCCAAGCGCCGATGCCATAAACTTGCACTAACAGACTTCTGGACCATCAATGCTTGCCCCCCTTCCATCGGCTCCAAGTAATAAAGACCATTCCGCTTTCTACCCACTCTAATCGGCGTCCTTGAAGGTAAGTCCTGGATCACAAAAGAATTTGGGCCAAAGGTTACTGCACATTGTAAATCATTTGTCAATTTGCTAATTGACAATAAATTAAAGCGAAAATCAGGAACTCCAAGAACATGTTCAAGAATTAATATTTTTCCAAGAGCCACTTGGCCCAAGGCATGAACTTTCACCATATCACCGTTTGGGATTTGCGCTGGTGGTAAATCTGCATCAACTATCTTATTTGACAGAGAGTTTATATCATGCGTTATATGATTCGTAGCGCCCGAATCAACTATCCACTCCTCTTTTGTCTTACCTGAAAAATTACAGGTTGCCATACTCGCAGATGAGTTACCTGTCGGTGCTCCATGGTTTCCCAATAATGCCAAAAGTTATTAGTGTTGAGCATGTGTCAAACCTGGAATTGGTGACATAACCCCTTCAGTAGTTACGGCAAGGGCCATACCCGTGACTGCATTTGATTCTTTCTGATTCTTCTGGTTCCCACAGAACTGCATCTTGTCATTAATGGTATGCTTGCTCTTTTTCTTGCCAGGTTTACGCCAGTCTGAAGGATAACCGATCACTGTGTAGCAAAAATCTTTGTTGTGATTTGTTTTCCCACAGTGTATGCAAGGTGGAAATTGATACCGAGTCCCATATTCAATTTTCCTTTGTCGTGATTCACCCTCTTTGGTCAGCAAGGCAGTTGCTTCAATAGTGGGTATGCGATTCGCAACAACGAATCTCTACTTCTCTTCTTAAGCCGCGATAACATAGGCTCTTCCTAAGTTTGGCAACGGGTCGACACTTAATATTTGAGAACGCACAGTTGAATATGTATCATCAAGTCCCATTAGAAAATCAAAAACCTTTTCCTCCTCCCTTATGGATTGCATTTTCTTTGCTGCACTGCAAACGCAACTGCAAACGCAACCACGTGTGCAAGACGGAGTTGGAACGAGACTTTGCATCTCACCCAAAACGGACTTAATTTTACCATAATAGGATGAAATAGACGCTCTCTCTTGTTGCAAGAGAGCAATGGCACGCATCAGTTCATAAACTCTTGGTGCAATTCCTTTGGTAAATTGTTCTTCCAGATCTACCCAAATTTCTCTGGTAGTTTCAACATGTGCGGTACTACCCTGCAGTTCTTTGGCAATTGCATTCGTAAGTCATGAAAGCACAATGGCATTGCACTGTATCCATGGCTGTAAATCCTGAGAGTTTTCTTTTGGTCTCTCGACGGCTCCATTAACAAATCCAACCTTGTTTTTAAAGTGCAGTGCGTTAAGAAAATTTCTTCTCCAAGCAAAATAGTTTTCTCCATTTTCACTAAGAGGATCGGTAACAAAAATCAAACCTGGGTGATCGGATGGAGGCAAGAAATAGGGAGAAGCATCTGCAACTTTGATTAATGAGGAAGAGAGTACCTATTGTGTCATGATTCTGTTGTTGTATTGTTCCACAACAGGAGAATATGTAACACTTATTCTTAACAAGTAAATTTGCTTAAGATGAATTGGAATGCATTTAAACCGGTAGTGGGAATACAAATAAATCTCATGCAGATTCACAAAGTTATCAGAACTTGGTGGAAGATTGAGTGTGCTGAAAAATTTATGCCTATTCTACATGTTGTCCATGCTATGATCACTTGGGAGTTGTAGAAGAGAAGAAACACTATTAAACATAAAGGAAATGTGAGCTTTAATAGAGTTATTCATGAGGTCAATAGAAATCTGTACTATTTAGCAACTTAAAAACATTCCTTTTCTATGGCCTGAACTGGTTGCATTTCTAGAAGGTTATAAACCTATTTTGGTCACCAGGGCTGTCTACAGGAATTTGCCTTTTGAGAGATGGTATAAATGCAATGTTGATGGAGCATCCAAAGGCAATCCTGGTCCTAGTTCTTATGGTTTTTGTGTGAGGAATTGGTATGAAGATCTGATTTATGCAGAATGCAAGGAATTGGGGCAGAATTCTAATGTTGTGGTTGAGGCAAGAGCAATAATGGAGGGTTTACATATTGTGTAGAACATGATCTTCATCCTTTAATTTTGGAAACTGGCTCCTTAATGATGAAGAATGTTTGATGGATTGTCGGAGATACCATGGTGTATTATCATAGAGGTGGAAAGAACCAGGAAGATGAAGGCAGAATTTAATATGATAATATAACATGTATATAGGGAAGAAAACTCACTGGCAGATTTTTTTTACCTAACCTATCTTTTGATTTTGTAGGCACATCAACATTTAATTCTTTTTCTGAATTGCCTAGTGCAGGGAAGAGGATACTATATGTAGACAAATATCTAATCCCTAATCTCATAATCGAAAATGCTAAGAATACTGGAAGTATTCATGTACATATATGACCATGTGACTCAAATATTGGTAAAAATTCTGATGGTAGTATTAGCTTTAGTTTATTCTGTTGAAGTTTGGTCAATAAATGAGAAGTAGAGAATAAAGTACAATCAATACTAGAGCAGATTAGTTGTCAAGACATGACAATGAGGTATTTAACACTTTAATTTACTAGAGTATTGTGCTTTGCATGGCTGTTACTTTGTAATCTGAAGATTAAACATTTTGGGTTCAATCTGAGGAGTCGATGTGATAGCTATTGGACAAACATATACCAGTTTATTAGAGAGTTAAATCGACAGTTTATCCTCAGTTGTTTCCGTTAAATACAACCCATCATAAATAGCAATCAATCTAGCTAATTCAGGTAACAAATGAAGATTAATAGCAGATTTCAGCTCAACAACCAACAATCACAGTAGATCGGCCGATTTCATGAACACAACAACCCAAGGCTTTTTA includes these proteins:
- the LOC132609368 gene encoding ethylene receptor 2-like, producing MLKRVASWLLILSFVASLSVGDGSLECNCDDDNKFWSIETIMLFQKASDFFIAIAYFSIPLEIIYFVSCTNFPFKWVLFEFGAFIIFCGLTHFLSFLTTFGQYTFHLVLAVLASKILTALISMLTAISLVSLLPLLLKVKVREFMLQKKTRELDREVGKIKRKKEAGMHVRMLTQEIRKSLDRHTILYTTLVELQKILDLLNCVIWMPNENRTEMKLTHDLKERNISSIPTSDPDVNEINGSDDVKILDEGSALAAASSGEESCEPETVAAIRMPMLKVSNFEGGTPELVPQYYAILVLVQPSGKGRFWSNSEIEIVRTAADQVAVALSHAAVLEESQQTRDRLMEQNQALQQVKEDALKAIQARNAFQGVMSHRLRRPMHSISSLLSVVQEEKLSNDQHLLVNGMIKTCNVVSTLMDDMIATSTMENVRFPLEMMHFQLHSLIRETACLAKCLCTYKGYNITIEVDKSLPNHVMGDERRVFQVLLHIIGNLLKDNNRGNLTFRVLQASENEVSWKTRRSNSSSDNVFIKFEICSGVSRSRSEINLCTQSYCSEEVEESLSFAVCRKLVHLMQGNIYVIPNQEGFDQSMAVTVGFQRQPSIPIGMSEYGESSDPAYPHSHLHGVKVLLADYDDVNRAVTRKMLKKLGCIVSVVSSGYECLHVVVPSASLFQIILLDLNLPDVDGFEVTMRLRKHRSRSLPLIIGLAATTDEDVSQKCLQIGMNGIIRKPVLLPGLADEIQKVLLRASRAVP